One genomic window of Ruminococcus gauvreauii includes the following:
- the serC gene encoding 3-phosphoserine/phosphohydroxythreonine transaminase produces MSRVYNFSAGPAVLPEEVLKEAQAEMLDYRGTGMSVMEMSHRSKAFDEIISQTEADLRELMQIPDNYKVLFMQGGASLQFAMIPMNFMKHKKADYIVTGQWAKKAYQEACKYGTANKIATSEDKTFSYIPDCSDLPVSEDADYVYICENNTIYGTKFKELPNTKGKDLIADVSSCFLSEPVDVSKYAMIYGGVQKNIGPAGMVIGIIREDLISEDVMPGTPTMMQYKTYADNNSMYNTPNCYCIYMCGKVFQWIKRMGGLEAMKLHNEKKAAILYDFLDQSKMFSGTVVKEDRSLMNVPFVTGDQDLDAKFVAESKAAGFENLKGHRTVGGMRASIYNAMPMEGVEKLVAFMKKFEEENL; encoded by the coding sequence GTGAGTAGAGTGTATAATTTTTCGGCAGGACCGGCTGTACTGCCGGAGGAAGTGTTAAAGGAAGCGCAGGCGGAGATGCTGGATTACCGCGGGACGGGAATGTCTGTGATGGAGATGAGTCATCGCTCGAAAGCTTTTGATGAGATTATCAGTCAGACGGAAGCGGACCTGCGCGAACTGATGCAGATTCCGGATAATTATAAAGTACTGTTCATGCAGGGCGGAGCATCCCTGCAGTTTGCGATGATCCCGATGAATTTCATGAAACATAAAAAAGCAGATTATATCGTGACCGGACAGTGGGCGAAAAAGGCATATCAGGAAGCATGCAAATACGGGACGGCAAATAAAATCGCGACGTCTGAAGACAAAACATTTTCTTATATCCCTGACTGTTCGGATCTTCCGGTCAGCGAGGATGCGGATTATGTCTATATCTGTGAAAACAATACGATCTATGGAACGAAATTCAAAGAACTCCCGAATACGAAAGGGAAGGATCTGATCGCAGATGTATCTTCCTGCTTCTTATCGGAACCTGTGGATGTATCAAAATATGCAATGATTTACGGAGGGGTGCAGAAAAATATCGGTCCGGCGGGCATGGTGATCGGAATCATCCGTGAAGACCTGATCAGCGAAGACGTGATGCCGGGGACACCGACGATGATGCAGTATAAAACATATGCGGATAACAACTCGATGTATAATACACCGAACTGTTACTGTATTTATATGTGCGGAAAGGTTTTCCAGTGGATTAAACGCATGGGCGGCCTGGAAGCAATGAAATTACATAACGAGAAAAAAGCGGCAATTCTTTATGATTTCCTGGATCAGAGCAAGATGTTCAGCGGAACGGTCGTAAAAGAAGACCGCTCGCTGATGAACGTACCTTTTGTGACGGGAGATCAGGATCTGGATGCAAAATTTGTAGCGGAGTCAAAAGCTGCAGGTTTTGAAAATCTGAAAGGTCACAGAACAGTCGGCGGCATGAGGGCAAGTATTTACAATGCTATGCCGATGGAAGGTGTGGAAAAGCTGGTAGCATTTATGAAAAAATTTGAAGAGGAGAATCTGTAA
- a CDS encoding phosphoglycerate dehydrogenase: MYKYHCLNPISNVGIERFTDRYIETENMEEADAVLVRSANMKDMNFPANLKVIARAGAGVNNIPLGKCADEGIVVFNTPGANANGVKELVIAGMLLASRDIVGGIEWVESEQNVEDIGKLAEKKKKQFAGCEISGKKLGIIGLGAIGVMVANAATHLGMEVYGYDPYISVEAAWNLSRTIKHIDNLETLYRECDYITIHVPLLEETRGMINAEAIQMMKDGVVILNFARDILVDEKALVEALENNKVKKYVTDFANPVVAGVRNTLVTPHLGASTEESEDNCARMAVKEIMDYLENGNIKNSVNYPNCDMGSCVVAGRIAIHHKNIINMISQFTAVFGEAGVNISDMTNKSKGDYAYTLLDLQTKPTQEVVDKLRKLDGVLRVRIVK; the protein is encoded by the coding sequence ATGTATAAATATCATTGCCTGAATCCGATTTCAAATGTTGGAATCGAACGCTTTACGGATCGGTATATCGAGACAGAAAATATGGAAGAGGCGGATGCAGTCCTGGTCCGCAGTGCGAACATGAAGGATATGAACTTTCCTGCTAATCTGAAGGTGATAGCAAGGGCGGGAGCAGGTGTCAATAATATTCCTTTAGGCAAATGTGCAGATGAAGGAATCGTCGTATTCAATACGCCGGGCGCGAATGCAAACGGTGTGAAAGAGCTTGTGATCGCCGGCATGCTGCTGGCATCCCGTGATATCGTAGGCGGTATTGAGTGGGTGGAGAGTGAGCAGAACGTAGAAGATATTGGAAAGCTGGCAGAGAAGAAGAAAAAACAGTTCGCAGGATGTGAGATCAGCGGCAAGAAACTTGGAATCATCGGTCTCGGTGCGATCGGTGTCATGGTGGCAAATGCGGCGACACATCTGGGCATGGAAGTCTACGGATATGATCCGTATATTTCTGTGGAGGCTGCATGGAATCTGTCCAGAACGATCAAACATATCGATAATCTGGAGACACTGTACCGAGAGTGTGATTATATTACGATCCATGTACCGCTGCTGGAAGAGACCCGAGGGATGATCAACGCGGAGGCGATCCAAATGATGAAGGACGGTGTTGTGATCCTCAATTTTGCCAGAGATATCCTTGTAGATGAAAAAGCGCTGGTCGAAGCACTGGAAAACAACAAAGTAAAGAAATACGTAACAGACTTTGCGAATCCGGTTGTTGCAGGGGTCAGAAACACACTGGTAACGCCTCATCTGGGCGCTTCCACAGAAGAATCCGAGGACAACTGTGCGCGGATGGCGGTCAAGGAAATCATGGATTATCTGGAAAACGGGAACATTAAAAATTCGGTGAACTATCCGAATTGTGATATGGGCAGCTGCGTGGTGGCAGGGAGAATTGCCATCCATCACAAAAACATCATCAATATGATCAGCCAGTTTACAGCAGTTTTTGGAGAAGCCGGTGTCAATATCAGTGATATGACGAATAAGAGCAAAGGTGATTATGCGTACACACTGCTGGACCTTCAGACAAAGCCTACGCAGGAAGTTGTGGATAAATTGAGAAAATTAGATGGCGTATTGAGGGTTCGTATAGTAAAATAA
- a CDS encoding DUF1015 domain-containing protein, with translation MATVKPFRAIRPTSELASRIAALPYDVYNRKEACEEVRREPLSFLKIDRAETQFPDTVDTYDPKVYEKAKSTLNKMYRGGYFVKDRWNCYYLYELTMGGRAQTGIVGCASIDDYENEVIRKHENTRLEKEIDRINHVDVCDAQTGPIFLTYHRDETLKQLIKDAKRKPPVYDFVSDDNIRHRVWVIDDAVKVKAMSAAFEHVDCLYIADGHHRCASAVKVGKKRRESHPEYTGEEEFNYFLSVLFQEDELSIMDYNRVVRDLNGYTAEEFMAKAAEKFEIEPAGKAAVHPDQKGTFGMYLEGTWYRLRIREEYTSKDPVEGLDVSILQNHLLGPILGIEDPKTDERIDFVGGIRGLGELERRADSDCKVAFSMYPTSISELFDVADAHRLMPPKSTWFEPKLRSGLFIHQLSE, from the coding sequence ATGGCGACAGTAAAACCATTCAGAGCAATTCGACCGACATCGGAGCTTGCATCGCGGATAGCCGCGCTGCCATACGATGTATACAACCGTAAAGAAGCCTGCGAGGAAGTAAGGCGGGAGCCTCTGTCTTTTCTGAAGATCGACAGGGCTGAGACTCAGTTTCCGGACACCGTGGATACTTATGATCCAAAAGTATATGAAAAAGCGAAGTCAACCTTGAATAAAATGTACCGCGGAGGGTACTTTGTTAAAGACAGGTGGAACTGTTATTACCTTTATGAGCTGACGATGGGTGGAAGAGCGCAGACTGGTATTGTGGGATGTGCCTCGATTGATGATTACGAAAACGAAGTGATCCGCAAACACGAGAATACACGTCTCGAAAAAGAAATCGACCGGATCAACCACGTGGATGTCTGTGATGCGCAGACGGGTCCGATCTTTCTTACATACCACAGAGATGAAACGCTGAAGCAGCTGATCAAAGATGCTAAGCGCAAACCGCCGGTCTATGATTTCGTGAGTGATGATAATATCAGGCACCGCGTATGGGTGATCGACGACGCGGTCAAAGTCAAGGCGATGAGCGCGGCATTTGAACATGTCGACTGTCTCTATATTGCTGACGGACACCATCGCTGCGCATCTGCGGTGAAGGTTGGAAAAAAGAGACGGGAGAGTCATCCGGAGTACACCGGGGAAGAAGAGTTTAATTATTTTCTGTCAGTCCTTTTCCAGGAGGATGAGCTGAGTATCATGGATTATAACCGTGTAGTCAGGGACCTGAACGGGTACACGGCGGAAGAATTCATGGCAAAGGCAGCGGAGAAATTTGAGATAGAACCGGCGGGAAAAGCAGCCGTGCACCCGGATCAGAAAGGGACATTTGGGATGTATCTGGAGGGCACCTGGTACAGGCTGCGCATCAGAGAGGAATACACGTCAAAGGATCCTGTGGAGGGGCTGGATGTATCGATTCTCCAGAATCACCTGCTGGGTCCGATTCTTGGAATCGAGGATCCGAAGACGGATGAGCGCATTGATTTTGTAGGAGGAATCCGCGGACTTGGAGAACTGGAACGCAGGGCAGACAGTGACTGCAAAGTCGCATTTTCCATGTATCCAACCTCGATTTCAGAATTGTTTGATGTGGCGGACGCACACCGTCTGATGCCGCCGAAATCAACCTGGTTTGAACCAAAACTTCGAAGCGGACTTTTCATCCATCAATTATCAGAGTAA
- the glgB gene encoding 1,4-alpha-glucan branching protein GlgB, which translates to MADKLYDLMDWAAIEAIVYSEENKPRRTLGPRVTKDGVLIQCFFPEKTKVMLKTTADRVNHRMKMQDENGFFAILLPGKKIPEYVYVIQEEGKYREYEDPYAFPAQITHEEEVQFSHGICYDIYEKLGAHPMRVNGRRGVYFAVWAPNALRVSVVGDFNGWDGRMYQMEKLEESGIFELFIPGIEADELYKFELKLRDGLTYLKADPYANAAQLRPDTASVVTNLRKYRWNDQGWMTNRKKVQGEDKPMYIYELHLGSFRKPEDGRLFCNYREIAPVLVDYVKETGYTHVELMPVMEHPLDESWGYQVSGYYAPTRRYGSPQDFMAFVDALHEAGIGVILDWVPAHFPKDIAGLAAFDGTCLYEHQDPRQGMHPHWGTLIFNYGRPQVSNFLISNALFWAEKYHIDGIRMDAVASMLYLDYGKNDGEWVANIYGGNENLEAIEFLRHLNSIFKKRYPDVMMIAEESTSWPKVTESFKKDGLGFDYKWNMGWMNDFLGYMEYDPVFRGAHHNELTFSMVYAYSERFLLGLSHDEFVHEKKSLIEKMPGDDEQKFSNMRAALTYMVCHPGKKLLFMGQDFAQIQEWSESRQLDWDLMEEPKHREFYEFFKALLKMYKSCPALYERDYDTEGFIWINEMEWEKNILTFMRCGKKRDDMLLIVCNFSAVSYPEYQVGVPKAGKYKEIFNSDAKKYGGGGMVNPRVKASRPVECDERADSVKIKAAPLSVAVFEYRKG; encoded by the coding sequence ATGGCAGATAAACTATACGATTTAATGGACTGGGCAGCGATAGAGGCGATTGTATACTCGGAGGAGAACAAGCCGCGCAGAACACTCGGACCGCGTGTCACGAAGGACGGTGTCCTGATCCAGTGTTTTTTTCCGGAAAAGACGAAGGTGATGTTAAAGACGACAGCAGACCGCGTAAATCATCGGATGAAGATGCAGGACGAAAATGGTTTCTTTGCCATTTTACTTCCGGGAAAGAAGATTCCTGAATATGTTTATGTTATACAGGAAGAGGGAAAGTATAGGGAATACGAAGATCCCTATGCCTTTCCCGCACAGATCACTCATGAGGAGGAAGTACAGTTTTCACACGGCATCTGCTATGACATATATGAGAAGCTGGGAGCTCATCCGATGCGGGTAAACGGCAGACGCGGTGTATATTTTGCAGTCTGGGCACCAAACGCGCTGCGCGTCAGCGTAGTTGGAGATTTCAACGGCTGGGATGGAAGAATGTACCAGATGGAGAAGCTGGAGGAATCCGGCATCTTTGAACTGTTTATCCCGGGAATTGAGGCCGACGAGTTATATAAATTTGAATTAAAGCTGAGAGACGGTCTGACTTACCTGAAGGCGGATCCTTATGCAAATGCGGCACAGCTCCGTCCGGATACAGCTTCGGTTGTCACGAATCTGAGAAAATACCGATGGAATGATCAGGGCTGGATGACGAACAGAAAGAAGGTACAGGGAGAAGACAAGCCCATGTACATTTATGAACTTCATCTTGGCTCGTTCAGAAAACCTGAGGACGGAAGACTGTTCTGCAATTACCGTGAGATCGCTCCCGTGCTCGTTGATTATGTAAAAGAAACAGGCTATACGCATGTGGAACTGATGCCGGTAATGGAACATCCGCTGGATGAATCCTGGGGGTACCAGGTGTCAGGTTATTACGCGCCGACGAGACGCTATGGAAGTCCTCAGGATTTTATGGCTTTTGTTGATGCACTGCATGAGGCGGGGATCGGAGTGATCCTGGACTGGGTACCGGCACATTTTCCGAAGGACATTGCAGGACTGGCTGCGTTTGACGGGACCTGCCTCTATGAACATCAGGATCCGCGCCAGGGGATGCATCCGCACTGGGGAACACTGATCTTTAATTACGGACGCCCGCAGGTCAGCAACTTTCTGATTTCGAATGCGCTCTTCTGGGCTGAAAAATATCACATCGACGGGATCCGGATGGATGCTGTCGCATCCATGCTTTACCTCGATTATGGAAAAAATGACGGGGAGTGGGTTGCGAATATTTACGGGGGCAATGAAAACCTGGAAGCCATAGAATTCCTCAGGCATCTGAACTCCATATTTAAGAAACGTTATCCGGACGTAATGATGATAGCAGAAGAATCTACGTCATGGCCGAAAGTGACCGAGAGTTTCAAGAAAGATGGTCTGGGATTTGATTACAAATGGAATATGGGCTGGATGAATGATTTTCTTGGATACATGGAGTACGATCCGGTGTTCCGAGGCGCTCATCATAACGAGCTGACTTTCAGTATGGTCTATGCCTACAGCGAACGTTTCCTGCTGGGACTTTCGCATGATGAGTTCGTGCATGAAAAGAAATCACTGATCGAGAAGATGCCGGGTGATGATGAGCAGAAGTTTTCGAATATGCGGGCGGCACTTACCTACATGGTTTGCCATCCCGGCAAAAAACTGCTGTTCATGGGTCAGGATTTTGCGCAGATACAGGAATGGTCCGAAAGCAGACAGCTTGACTGGGATCTTATGGAAGAACCGAAGCACCGGGAATTTTATGAGTTCTTCAAAGCGCTGCTGAAGATGTATAAGTCCTGTCCCGCCCTCTATGAGAGAGACTATGATACGGAAGGATTCATCTGGATCAATGAGATGGAGTGGGAGAAAAATATCCTGACTTTTATGCGGTGCGGAAAGAAGCGGGATGATATGCTGCTGATCGTCTGCAATTTCTCAGCAGTTTCCTATCCGGAATACCAGGTGGGGGTTCCGAAAGCAGGAAAATACAAGGAAATATTTAACAGTGACGCAAAGAAATACGGCGGCGGCGGTATGGTGAATCCGCGTGTGAAAGCATCAAGGCCTGTGGAGTGCGATGAGCGTGCGGATTCGGTTAAAATAAAAGCAGCGCCTCTTAGTGTCGCAGTATTTGAATACAGAAAAGGGTAA
- a CDS encoding mechanosensitive ion channel family protein yields the protein MNIILRWMDQHLPEVGSFCLKVVLTIVVYLIASKLIKWICKIFRKSMNKAGMAPEAISFLNSAIKAGLYAVLIFQLATQFGVKESSVAALLASAGVGIGLAMQGGLSNLAGGVILLLLKPFGVGDYIIESSANNEGTVQKIELFYTTLMTVDNRRIVIPNATLTNHIITNVTAMDERKLDLRMDISYDSDMKKAKEILSGLLQDDPDIMKDREIQVFVDALCDSSVRIGCRSWVKTESYWPTRWRLNEKIKLAFDEAGIVIPYPQMDVHIQNHSQDTERKQEK from the coding sequence ATGAATATTATATTGCGGTGGATGGATCAGCATCTGCCGGAAGTTGGTTCCTTCTGCCTGAAAGTGGTACTGACGATCGTCGTCTATCTGATTGCATCGAAACTCATTAAGTGGATCTGCAAAATTTTCAGAAAATCGATGAACAAAGCCGGCATGGCGCCGGAAGCAATCAGCTTTCTGAATTCAGCCATCAAAGCCGGACTGTATGCGGTTCTTATTTTTCAGCTGGCGACACAGTTCGGCGTGAAAGAATCATCTGTGGCGGCGCTGCTGGCATCAGCCGGTGTCGGTATCGGACTGGCCATGCAGGGCGGACTGTCAAATCTGGCGGGCGGAGTGATTTTACTTCTGCTGAAACCGTTTGGAGTGGGAGATTATATCATCGAGAGTTCTGCGAATAATGAGGGTACGGTTCAGAAAATCGAGCTGTTTTACACGACGCTGATGACGGTGGACAACCGCAGGATCGTGATTCCGAATGCGACTCTGACGAATCATATCATTACAAATGTCACGGCCATGGATGAGCGGAAGCTGGATCTCAGAATGGATATTTCGTATGATTCGGATATGAAAAAGGCAAAGGAGATCTTAAGCGGTCTGCTGCAGGATGATCCGGATATCATGAAGGACAGGGAAATCCAGGTGTTTGTGGATGCGCTCTGTGACAGCAGTGTCCGCATCGGATGCCGGTCCTGGGTGAAAACGGAAAGTTACTGGCCGACCCGCTGGAGGCTAAACGAAAAAATCAAACTGGCATTTGATGAGGCGGGAATCGTGATACCTTATCCTCAGATGGATGTGCATATCCAGAATCACAGTCAGGATACGGAAAGGAAACAGGAAAAATGA
- a CDS encoding pyridoxal phosphate-dependent aminotransferase: MIAELYRNMLGAKSVIRETFAYGSRRAEEIGYENVFDYSLGNPSVPAPDKLTERLISLLETKSPAELHGYSPTLGNQEAREAVAKSLSDRFHMDYKAEHIFMTNGAASSIAHALRAVTVPGDTVLTFAPYFPEYQPYVTLAGLNLKIVPPDLGRFQMDFEKLEDMLTEDVSAVLINTPNNPSGTAYTTETLEEMAEILRKKEAEYGHDIYVISDEPYREIIFTGADSPYPASIYDRTITCYSFSKSLSIPGERIGYVAVSPRCPDAGLLIDMCGQISRGIGHNCPSSLIQMAVKDVLNETADLSVYETNMNLLYDKLMELGFVCVKPQGTFYMFPKALEEDAGAFCMRAREYDLLLVPGDTFGCPGYFRISYCVDTEKVKRSLSAFERLAESYR; encoded by the coding sequence ATGATTGCAGAATTATATCGTAATATGCTGGGTGCGAAATCCGTGATCAGGGAGACGTTCGCATACGGCTCCAGGCGGGCTGAGGAAATCGGCTATGAGAATGTCTTTGATTACAGCCTCGGGAATCCCTCCGTGCCGGCGCCGGATAAACTTACAGAACGGCTGATCAGCCTGCTGGAAACAAAAAGTCCTGCAGAACTGCACGGATACAGCCCGACACTGGGAAATCAGGAAGCCAGGGAGGCGGTGGCGAAATCCCTGTCGGACCGTTTTCATATGGATTATAAGGCGGAACATATTTTTATGACAAACGGAGCGGCATCCTCGATTGCACACGCGCTTCGTGCAGTCACGGTCCCGGGAGACACGGTACTGACATTTGCGCCTTACTTTCCGGAGTACCAGCCGTACGTCACCCTTGCGGGTCTGAATTTGAAGATCGTACCGCCCGACCTTGGGCGGTTCCAGATGGATTTTGAAAAGCTGGAGGATATGCTGACGGAGGATGTGTCTGCTGTTCTGATCAATACGCCGAACAATCCGTCCGGAACAGCGTATACGACAGAAACACTGGAGGAGATGGCAGAGATTCTGCGTAAAAAAGAAGCGGAATACGGACATGATATCTATGTGATATCGGATGAGCCATACCGCGAGATTATATTTACAGGGGCTGACTCGCCGTACCCTGCTTCCATCTATGACAGGACGATCACCTGCTATTCATTCAGTAAATCACTGTCCATTCCCGGGGAGCGTATCGGTTACGTGGCAGTCTCACCCAGATGCCCGGATGCCGGACTCCTGATCGACATGTGCGGTCAGATCTCAAGAGGGATCGGACATAACTGTCCTTCGTCTCTGATTCAGATGGCGGTGAAAGATGTACTGAATGAGACGGCGGATCTGTCGGTGTATGAGACCAATATGAATCTGCTGTATGATAAACTGATGGAACTGGGATTTGTCTGTGTGAAGCCTCAGGGAACGTTCTATATGTTTCCGAAGGCACTGGAGGAGGATGCGGGGGCTTTCTGCATGAGAGCGCGTGAATATGATCTTCTGCTCGTTCCGGGTGATACCTTTGGCTGTCCGGGATATTTCAGGATCTCCTACTGTGTAGACACAGAGAAAGTAAAACGGTCGCTGTCTGCATTTGAAAGACTGGCAGAGAGCTATCGATAG
- a CDS encoding sugar phosphate isomerase/epimerase family protein produces the protein MTMQICGAPCCWGVEDPKNPYIPSWQTVMKEARMAGYSAVELGPYGYLPIDVETVTEELEKNEISIVAGTIFQDLVSRENHANVLKAADDICWLITQLPKLPRYEGQNFPTPYLVVIDWGHDERDFTSGHPERAKRLGQAQWEQLMDHIREICDHAAKFGVRVVVHPHAGGYIEFADEIEKLTEDIPYETAGLCLDTGHLYYAGMDPVTWLKKYADRLDYVHFKDVNEKIYREVMAMENLRFFEGVAKGSMCPIGTGTLDYPAIKDTLEEIGYSGYITIEQERDPRDSGATLEDVKASVDYLKSVGYRI, from the coding sequence ATGACAATGCAAATATGTGGGGCACCGTGCTGCTGGGGAGTAGAAGACCCGAAGAATCCGTATATTCCCAGCTGGCAGACTGTTATGAAAGAAGCACGGATGGCCGGCTACAGTGCTGTGGAACTGGGACCGTACGGCTATCTGCCGATTGATGTGGAGACGGTGACAGAAGAACTTGAGAAAAATGAGATTTCTATTGTGGCGGGCACGATATTTCAGGATCTGGTGAGCAGGGAAAATCACGCAAATGTGCTGAAGGCGGCGGATGATATCTGCTGGCTGATCACACAGCTGCCGAAGCTGCCCAGATATGAGGGACAGAATTTTCCGACGCCTTATCTCGTCGTGATCGACTGGGGACATGATGAGCGTGATTTTACATCCGGACATCCGGAGCGTGCAAAAAGACTCGGACAGGCACAGTGGGAACAGCTGATGGATCATATCCGGGAGATCTGTGATCACGCGGCAAAATTCGGCGTCCGCGTCGTGGTTCATCCGCATGCCGGCGGATATATTGAATTTGCGGATGAGATTGAGAAACTTACGGAAGATATCCCCTATGAGACGGCAGGCTTGTGCCTGGATACGGGACACCTGTACTATGCTGGAATGGATCCGGTGACATGGCTGAAAAAGTATGCGGACCGTCTGGATTACGTTCATTTTAAGGATGTGAATGAAAAGATATACCGGGAAGTGATGGCGATGGAGAATCTCCGTTTCTTCGAGGGTGTGGCAAAAGGCTCCATGTGTCCAATCGGGACGGGGACACTTGACTATCCGGCGATCAAAGATACGCTGGAAGAGATCGGGTACAGCGGTTACATAACAATCGAACAGGAGAGGGATCCGCGTGACTCGGGAGCCACACTGGAGGATGTAAAAGCCAGTGTGGACTATCTGAAGTCTGTCGGATACAGGATTTAA
- a CDS encoding P1 family peptidase, with translation MHEISITDIRGIKIGHAQDSRGGTGCTVILCENGAATGVDVRGSAPAGRETDAVKPGNICDVAHAVMLSGGSAYGLDAAAGVMEYLEKRGVGFDVGMTVVPIVCGASIFDLAVGDSSARPDRVMGRAACENASSQPVPEGNVGAGTGASIGKLMGTQRAMKSGLGVYAVQLGDLQVGALVTVNALGDVFDLDTGRQIGGLLSEDKKYLCNSEELMYRKYSADKNYFAGNTTIGCIVTNAKLDKTQMMKIASMAHDGMARTIRPVHTWADGDSVFAMATGEVTADANAVGTLAARVMGYAINRGVQKASGEYGLICASQL, from the coding sequence CTGCATGAGATCAGTATCACGGATATCAGGGGAATTAAAATCGGCCATGCCCAGGACAGCAGGGGAGGTACCGGATGCACGGTGATCCTGTGTGAGAATGGAGCTGCTACGGGCGTAGATGTTCGGGGAAGTGCTCCGGCGGGCAGGGAAACAGATGCCGTAAAGCCCGGCAACATCTGTGATGTGGCCCATGCAGTCATGCTGAGCGGCGGCAGTGCATACGGACTGGATGCGGCGGCCGGTGTGATGGAGTATCTGGAAAAGAGAGGCGTCGGATTTGACGTGGGGATGACCGTGGTGCCGATCGTCTGCGGTGCATCAATTTTTGACCTGGCGGTGGGTGACTCCAGTGCAAGGCCGGACCGGGTGATGGGAAGAGCTGCCTGTGAAAATGCATCCAGTCAACCGGTGCCGGAAGGAAATGTCGGTGCGGGTACAGGTGCCAGCATCGGAAAACTGATGGGTACACAACGCGCCATGAAAAGCGGTCTTGGAGTCTATGCGGTGCAGCTGGGTGATCTTCAGGTAGGAGCGCTCGTAACGGTAAACGCCCTCGGCGATGTATTTGACCTGGATACGGGACGACAGATCGGCGGTCTGCTTTCAGAAGATAAAAAATATCTGTGCAATTCAGAAGAACTCATGTATCGGAAGTATTCCGCCGATAAAAATTACTTTGCAGGGAATACGACTATCGGCTGTATTGTGACGAATGCAAAGCTGGATAAAACCCAGATGATGAAAATTGCATCCATGGCACACGACGGTATGGCAAGGACGATTCGTCCTGTTCACACATGGGCGGACGGAGATTCTGTCTTTGCCATGGCAACGGGTGAAGTCACGGCAGATGCAAATGCGGTGGGAACGCTTGCTGCCCGTGTTATGGGTTACGCCATTAACAGGGGCGTGCAGAAAGCCTCCGGCGAATATGGATTAATCTGTGCCTCACAACTGTAA